The Streptomyces vinaceus genome contains the following window.
CGCCGCGGTCCTGGACCCGGGCTGCCTGGTCCTGGCCGGCGGACTGGGCGAGGCGGGCGGCGCCGTCCTCGCCGCAGCGGTGGCCCGCCGCCTGACGACCCTGACCCCGGTCCCGATGGAGGTGCGGGCCACCGCCCTCGGTGACGCGGCGGTCCTGACGGGAGCGAGGCTGGCCGCCCGCGAGGCCGCCCAGGCGGAGCTCTTCACCCCCTGAGCCGCGCCGGCCGGCCGCCGGAGGTCCCGCCCCGGGCGCGCCCGGGCCGACGACGGGACGCGCTACTCGTCGTCGACGCCCTCGTCGTCGTGGAGCCGGCGCCAGATGCGGGTGCGGTGCAGTACGTAGAGCGCGCCGGCCAGGAAGAGCACCTGGAGGCCCACGGCGAGCACCCAGAAGATGACCCGGCTCTCCAGCTCGTCCGTCAGGTAGGCGAAGTTCATGCCGAAGAAGCCGGTCAGGAAGGTCAGCGGCAGAAAGATCGTGGAAACGATCGCCAGCCGGTTGATCACGCCGTTCTGCTCGCCGGACACCAGCGAGCTGTAGGTGCCGAAGCCCCTTCGGGCGGCCTCCTGGAGTGCCTCGATGTCCGTGAGGACCAGCTTCGACATGCGCTGGTACTCGCGGGCGAGCCGCTGGCGCTCCTGCGGGAAGTCGGGGTTCAGCACCCGCCGGGTGATGGCCTCCTCCGCGGCCTGGTGGTAGGGCAGGAGGGTGTGGTGCAGGAGCGCCGAGGTCCGGCGCAGCCGGGCCAGCCGGTAGAGCTGCTCGGGCTCGCGCCGGTGGAACATCTCGTCCTCCAGGTCCTCCACCTCCAGGAGGGCCTGGACGGCGGACCGCCGGTAGGTCTCCAGGGCCTCGCCCAGCAGCAGGAACAGCGTGGCCACGGCGTCGGGGGGCCGTTCGTGCGGGAGCCGGGCGATGAGGCCGTGCACCATCGCGACCGGCCCCCGGTGCACCGTGAGCAGGTACCGCTCGGTCGCCACGACGTGCAGGTGGACGACCTGGCCCGCCTCGATCGCGGGGACGACGAAGGCGGCGGCGTCGCCGAGGAACTCGGCGCGGGCGGATTCCCTCTCCCGGCCGAGCCACGGCAGGTCATCGGCCTCCAGACCGAGCAGGTGGGCGATCGGCTGCTCCCCGGGCGGTGCCTGCGCGGGCAGTTCCGCGTCCACGAACAGGAAACGTGACTCCGCGAGGCGCTCACGGGCCTCGGACACGGGGGTGCGCCGCACGGTGCCCTCCGGCATGGCCACCACTGAAACGATCATCGCCCCTCACCGTGGATCATGCCGTGGGTCATTCGTGGCGGTAACTACCACATTGTCCCCCATCGGATCCCGACCGGTGCACCGGAGGAAAGCCCCTAGCGCCGTGCCAGGAACTCCGCGAACGTGCCCTTGCCGGACGCGCGGGACGGGGCCAGGTTGCCGCCGCGGCGGAAGGCCGCGTACGCCTTCCCGGCCAGCGGCAGGGGGAGGACCCTGCGCCGGCTGCCCGTCGCCTCCAGGTACGCCCGGCCCAGCTCCACCAGCGTGTGGATCTGCGGGCCGCCCATGTCCGTGACCCGGCCCGCCGGGGTCGGCACGGCCAGTTCCGCCATCCGGTCGGCGACCTCCTCCACGGCGACCGGCTGCACCCGGACCCCCTTCGGCAGCGGCACCGGCAGCACCGGCACCTTCGTCAGCGCGTCCATCAGCATCGCCACCAGGTCGTGGAACTGCGTCGTCCGCAGGATCGTCACGCCCAGCCCCGAAGCCTCCAGCATCCGCTCGACCTCGTACTTCACCGTGTAATAGCCGAACGGGACCACGTCCACCCCGACGATCGAGATGTAGACGATGTTCGTGACCGTCCCGGCCCGCCGGGCCGCCTCGATCAGGTGCCCGGCGGCCACGTCGTCACCGCCGCGCGGGCTGCTCGCGCAGTGCACGACCACCTCGGCGCCGGCCATCGCCGCGTCCAGCCCGCTGCCGTCCCGCAGGTCGACCGGGTAGTCCTTCGCGCGGCGGCTCAGCACCCGTACGTCGTGGCCCGCCGTCCGCAGCCGGGTGACGACCAGCCCGCCGAGGTTTCCGGTGCCTCCGGTGACGAGGATCGTGCTCATGGTGTCCGTTCCTTTCCTGAAGGGTTCCGTTCACAGGTCAGGACCGGACAGCCCCCCGGAATGTGACAGCTGCCGCCGAAGGAATTCCAGCTTCTGCGGATTCGCCATGCTCCGCACCTCGCGGACCAGCCCGTCCTCGAACTCCACCTGCAGGACCACCACCCCGCCGAACAGCAGCGCGGGCTCGCCGTTGACCTCCGCGAAGGAGACCGGCAGACCGGCCCCGTACTTGCGCAGCGCGCCCACCAGGAACCGCGCCACCTTGTCCCGGCCCAGGACCGGCCGCCGGGCCGCGGACACGATCCCGCCGCCGTCCGCCACGTACCGCACGTCGGCGCTCAGCACGGACTCCAGCCGGGCCAGGTCCCCCTCGCGCGCCGCCGTCAGGAAGGTCTCCACCAGCCTCCGCCACTGGGCCGGATCCGGCGTGAACCGCGGCCGCGCCGCGGCCGCCGGTCCCGGCCCCACCCGCCCCGGTTCCGCCCGCGCCGCCTGCACCCGGCCCGCCGCCCGCCGGTAGAGCTGGCGGCAGTTGGGCTCGGTCAGGTCGAGCAGGGCGGCGATCTCGCGGTGGCCGTACGCGAAGGCCTCGCGCAGCACGTACACCGCCCGCTCCACCGGCGTCAGCCGCTCCAGCAGCACCAGCAGGGCCATGGAGACGCCGTCCCGCTGCTCGGCCGACTCCAGCGGGCCCAGTGCCCCGTCCCCGGTGAGGACGGGCTCCGGGAGCCAGGGGCCGGCGTACTCCTCGCGCCGGGCCCGCGCCGAGGTCAGGCGGTTCAGGCACAGGTGGGTGACGACCTTGGCGAGCCAGGCCCCGGGGTGTTCGACGTCCTCGCGTCCGGCGGAGCTCCACCGCAGCCAGGCGTCCTGGACGGTGTCCTCCGCCTCGGCGGCCGAGCCGAGCATGCGGTAGGCGATCCCGAACATCCGGGGCCGGTGCTCTTCGAAGTCCGCGAGCGGAGCGGGGTCCTGTGCGATCACCGCAGCAGCCTACGAGGGCCCCGGCGGCCGGACGTGCGAGGACCCGGTGGCCGCCGGGCCACCGGGTCCTCACGTCTGTTCACCTGCCCCGCGTACGAGGTCTCAACAGGCGCCCTGGTCCTTCCAGACGCCCCAGTCCCCCGTGGTGCCGGGTTCCTCGTTCTGCGTCCACCACTGGGCCTTCCAGTTGTGGCCCTTGTGCGAGACGACCTGTCCGCCCGTGTACACGCTGCCCGCGACGTACGCCGGGTTCGTGCAGGTCCCGCCCGGCGGGGTGGTCGGCGGGGTGGTGGGCGGTGTCGTCGGGGGCGTGGTCGGCGGGGTCGTGGGCGGGGTCGTCGGCGGGGTCGTCGGGCCCCCCGGCTCGACGAGCGCCGTACCGCGCGCCAGGTCCCCGGCGAGCGCGTAGGTGGTGCCGGAGATGTTCACCGTCCAGTTGGAGGGCGTGGAGACCGGCAGGTAGTAGTTGAACGCCAGGTCGACCGAGGCGCCGGGGGCCAGCGTCTGCCACGCGGGCAGCTTCAGGGAGACGCGCTGGAAGTCGCCCTTCAGCCCGCCGACGTTGGTGCCGGTGTGTCCGCTGCTGATCACCTTCGTGCCGAAACCGGACTGGTCGGAGGCGTTGTTCGGGGCCGAGGTCCCGTAGTCGAACTGGAACTCGGTGCCGCCGGGCAGCGTGGCCTTGGTGTTGTTGGTGATCTTGAGCTTCGGGGTGATCGGGTAGTTGGAGTCGCCCAGCTTGAACTCGCCGAACTCGGTCCTGATGTCCACGGCCTGGGCCGGCAGGGCGGTCGCGCCCGCCTTCTTCGCGCCGTACGGGGCGGCCGACTTGAACTTCTCGTACATCAGCGAGGTGAGCGTGTCGCCCATCTCGTACTGGCCCTTGGCGGCGTTGTACCCGTAGTCGCCCGCCAGCTCCCAGACCATCGTGCCGCCGATGCCCTTGTCCACCACGTAGTCGGCCTTGGCGGCGACGGACTGCTCGTCCTCCGTCGACAGGAAGACCTTCTTCTGGGCGTTCCACAGCCACGGCGCCACCAGCGTGGAGTCGTACTTGCGGGCGTAGGTGCCGGTCAGCGTGGTGTTCGCCGGGAAGCCGTACTTGGTGACGTAGTCGCCGACGACGCCCTTCTCCAGGTTCTTGGCGTGCCACATCGGGTTGGAGCCCGCCGGGGACTCGACCCCGTTGGTGTCCAGGTCGTGCCACAGGTTGTCGATGCCGACCGCGCCGTCACCGCACTTGGTCAGCCCCGCGCCGGCCGGGCAGGTGGTGGCCGGCGCCTTGCCCCACAGGCCGTCGGTGCCGCCCTGCACGTTCTTGAACCCGCGGGTGTAGTACGGCAGGCCCATGTTGATGCGGCCGGCCGGCATGGAGCCGCGGAAGTAGTGGTACGCCCAGTCGGAGTTGAGGTAGCCGATGCCGCCGTACTGGGAGGTGGAGTAGACCCCGGCGGCGGCCAGTTCGCCGTCCTTGCCGTCGTCGAAGAGCGAGGCGTTCGGGCCGACGTACTCGTTCCAGGCGCCGTGCAGGTCGTAGGACATGATGTTGACGTAGTCCAGGTACTTCTGCATCTGGAACGTCTCCATGCCCCGCAGCAGGTAGCCGGAGGAGGGGGCGGCGACGGAGAGCAGGTAGTGCTTGCCGTCGGCGGCGCCCGCGCGGTCCAGCTTCTCGCGCAGCGACTTCATGAGGGCGGCGTAGCCCTGGGCGAGGCCGGCCCGGCGGGCGTTGGAGAGCTGCCAGTCCAGCGGGTTGCCCGCGTCCTTCATCGTGGTCGGGTACTCGTAGTCGATGTCGACGCCGTTGAAACCGTACTTCCGGATGAACGCGACGGAGGAGTCCGCGAAGGTGTCGATGCCGGCCTGGTTGACGGAGCCGTCGGCGTTGGTGGCCATCGAGTAGAAACCGCCGGACGCGACGCGGTTGCCGTCGTCGCCGAAGTAGCCGCCGGTCTCGGCCCAGCCGCCGACCGAGATCAGCGTCTTGACGTTCGGGTACTGCTTCTTGAATTTGTTCAGCAGGTTGAAGTGGCCCTTGTACGGGAGGGCCGGGTCCATCTCGGCGCCCGCCACCCCCGGCCAGGTCATGCCGGTGGCGGCGTTGTTCGCGCCGTCGGCGCCGACGGAGATCTTGTTGTCGGCTCCGACGTGGGCGAAGGCGTAGTTCAGGTGGGTGACCTTCGACCACGGGACGTTGTTGGCGAGGTAGGCGGGGGTGCCGTCCTTGCCCGTCCGCCAGCCGGTGAAATATCCGATGACGCGGCGCTGGTGGTCGGCGCCCATCTTCTCGCGGCCCTCGGAGTCGTAGACGGAGCAGTACGGGACGTCGACGCCGGCCGTCTTGTACAGCCCGTCCGGGCGGCAGCTCTCTCCCCCGGACTCCGTCTGGGGGGACCCCCAGGCCGTGTGCGAAAAGGCCGTCGACACTGCGGGTAGTAGCAGTCCGGCGATCGCGGCGCCGGATGCCAGGAGCATCGCTCTCGTACGTGTGGGGGACAGCATGGTGCCTCCTGGGGAGGGGAGGATGGCAGACACATGGGACACAACAGGCTCAGAAGTGGTGCGTGTTGGCCCGTGACGTGCGCACATCTGACGGGCTGTCTCCCGGGGAAGATGAAGGGAACGTTAAGAGGACTAGACCAACCCGTCAATAGGTCTGGACCAATAACGGCCCCACCTGACGGACTACCGCGCGACGGGCCCCTTGTGACCCAGGCCACAGCACCTCGCCCGCATGGCCGACGATCGACCGTGGCAAACTGGCAGCAGTACCAGTAAGCAGCGCACTCCGGGGTCGGTGTAATTCCGAACCGGCGGTATAGTCCGCGACCCGTCCGCAGCCAGCGGCCGGTTGACCAGGTGAAATTCCTGGACCGACGGTGAAAGTCCGGATGGGAGGCAGTGCGCGGCGGGCCAGTGACCGGTACGCCGCCGTCGGCGGTTCCCCCGGCGCATCCCAGCGGATGCGTGCGGAAGGACCGTATTTTCGGCCTCGGCGTTCTTGCGTGTGCTGTACCGCTTCATCTGTCGTATCCCGACAGGCCCCGGAGTCCGTGCCCGATCGAGGCAGGAGGACCCGGTGGCGAACCACGCCGCGCACGCACCGTACGACGCCTTCGGCGAGGCCGAGAACCCCGCCGACGCCGGCGCCGTCGCCGACGCGCGGGCCATGCGCCGCGCAGTCGAGCTCGCCGCCCGCGGCCTCGGCTCCACCAGCCCCAACCCGGTCGTCGGCTGCGTCATCACCGACGCCGCGGGCACCGTCGTCGGCGAGGGCTGGCACGAGCGGGCCGGCGGCCCGCACGCCGAGGTCCACGCCCTGCGCGCGGCCGGCGAAGCGGCCCGCGGCGCCACCGCGTACGTCACGCTCGAACCCTGCAACCACACCGGCCGTACGGGGCCCTGCGCCCAGGCGCTCATCGAGGCCGGCGTCACCCGCGTGGTCTACGCCGTCCCCGACCCGAACCCGCAGGCCAGCGGCGGTGCCACCACCCTGCGCGCCGCCGGGATCAAGGCCGAGGGCGGCTTCCTGGAGGCCGAGGCCGCCGCCGGCAACGCCGCCTGGCTCACCTCCGTCCGCCTGGGGCGCCCGCACGTGACCTGGAAGTACGCCGCCACCCTCGACGGCCGCAGCGCCGCCGAGGACGGCAGCAGCCGCTGGATCACCGGCCCGGAATCCCGCGCAGACGTCCACCGGCTGCGCGCCGAGTCCGACGCCGTCCTCGTCGGCGGCGGCACCCTGCGCGCCGACGACCCGCACCTGGCCGTACGCGGACCCGCCGGGACCACGGCGGCTTCCCAGCCCCTGCGCGTCGCCCTCGACACCCGCGCCGGGCTGCTGCCGACCGCCCGCGTCCTCGACGACGCCGCGCCCACGCTGCTCGTCGTCGGCGAGGACGCCGACACCCGGCACCTGCCCGGGGTCGACCTCCTGCGGCTGCCCCTGCACGACGGCCGCGTCGCCGTCCACGACCTGCTCGCGCAGCTGTACGCCCGCGGCGTGCGCTCCGTGTTCCTGGAGGGCGGCCCCACCCTCGCGGGCGCCTTCCTCGAAGCCGGAGCCGTCGACCGCGTCATCGGCTACCTCGCCCCGGCCCTCCTCGGCTCCGGCCCCGCGGCCCTCGCCGACGCCGGCATCACGAACATCGCCCGCGCGGTGCGCCTCGACATCACCGAGGCCGTCCGCGTCGGCACCGATCTGCGCATCACCGCCGTACCCGTCACCGAAGCCGTCCCCACCGCCCCCAAGGAGCACTGAGTGTTCACCGGAATCGTCGAAGAACTGGGCGAGGTCACCGCCGTCGAGCAGCTCTCGGAGGCCTCCCGCTTCCGCCTGCGCGGTCCCGTCGTCACCGACGGCGCCAAGCACGGCGACTCCATCGCCGTCAACGGCGTCTGCCTGACCGTCGTGGAGACCGGCGACGGCGAGTTCACCGCCGACGTCATGCAGGAGACCCTGAACCGCTCCAGCCTCGGCGCCCTCCGGGCCGGCTCCCGCGTCAACCTGGAGCGCCCGATGGCCCTCGGCGGACGGCTCGGCGGCCACCTGGTCCAGGGGCACGTGGACGGAACCGGCGAGATCCTGTCCAGGACGCCCTCCGAGCACTGGGAGATCGTCAAGGTCTCGCTGCCGGGGAACCTGGCCCGGTACGTGGTGGAGAAGGGCTCCATCACGGTGGACGGCGTCAGCCTCACCGTGGTCGAGGCCGCCGCGGACTGGTTCACCATCAGCCTCATCCCCACCACCCTCGCGCTGACCACGCTCGGCCTCAAGCAGTCCGGCGACCCGGTCAACCTGGAGGTCGACGTCCTCGCCAAGTACGTCGAGCGGCTGCTCGCGGCGGGCGTGGACCCGCTGACCGCCAAGGAGGACCAGCCGTGAGCGCCCTGTCCTGGCTGAACTCCGAGGCCTTCACCGTCTTCGGCCAGCACATCGTGTGGTCCGACATGATCGGCAACACGATGGGCCTGATCGCCCTCGCCCTCGGCTGGCGCCGCTCCATATGGACCTGGCCGACCCAGTTCCTCTCCGGCGCGATCCTCTTCACCGCCTTCGCCGCCGGCCACCTCTCCGGCAGCGCCGGAAAGCAGGTCGTCGTCATGCTCGTGGCCGCCTGGGGCTGGCTGCAGTGGACCCGCGGCAGGCAGCAGGCCCAGGACGGCTCGCTCGCCGTCCGCTTCGCCACCTGGAAGGAGCGCGGCCTCCTCCTCGGGGCCGCCGCCGCCGGCACCCTGGCCGTCACGGGCCTGTTCACCCTCTACCCGTGGATGTCCTGGAACCCGCTGCCGGACGCCTACATCTTCGTCGGCACGATCGTCGCGATGTACGCCCAGGCCAAGGGCATGGTCGAGTTCTGGTTCGCCTGGCTGCTGGTCGACGCGGTCGGCGTACCCCTCGCCTTCACCAGCGGCTACGCGTTCTCGGCCTTCGTCTACGTGATCTACGGAGCGCTCGTCCTGTGGGGCGCCCACGACTGGTACCAGCGTTCGCGCACCACCCCCGCCCCGGCCCTGGAAGGAGCAACGGCATGACCACCCTCAAGCCCGTGCCCGACATCGACGACGTCCTCGAAGCCGTCTTCCGGCTCGACCCCGTCGAACAGGCCATCCGCGACATCGCGGCCGGCCGGCCGGTCGTCGTCGTCGACGACGAGGACCGCGAGAACGAGGGCGACCTCGTCATCGCCGCCGAGAAGGCCACCCCCGAGATCGTCGCCTTCATGATGAGCGAGTGCCGCGGCCTGATCTGCGCCCCCATGGAGGGCCCCGAGCTGGAGCGGCTCGAACTGCCCCAGATGGTCCAGCACAACACCGAGTCGATGCAGACCGCCTTCACGGTCTCGGTCGACGCGAGCGCCGCCCACGGCGTCACCACCGGCATCTCCGCCGCCGACCGCTCCACCACCCTGCGGATGCTCGCCGACGGCGTCCACGGCCCCTCGGACTTCGTACGTCCCGGCCACGTCTTCCCGCTGCGCGCCAAGCCCGGCGGCGTCCTGGTCCGCAACGGCCACACCGAGGCCGCCGTCGACCTCGCCCGCCTCGCGGGCCTGCGCCCCGTCGGCGCGATCGTGGAGATCGCCGGCGAGGACGGCGTCATGCTGCGCCTGCCCGAGCTGATCCCCTTCGCCCGCAAGCACGGCCTGACGATCATCTCCATCGAGGACCTGATCGCCTACCGCCGCTCCGCCGAGCCGACCGTGCGCCGCGAGGCCACGGTCACGCTGCCGACCGCCCACGGCGACTTCACGGCGTACGGCTACCGCTCCACGGTCGACGGCGTCGAGCACGTCGCCCTCGTCCACGGCGAGATCGGCGACGGCCAGGACATCGTGGTCAGAGTCCACTCCGAGTGCCTGACCGGCGACATCTTCCACTCCCTGCGCTGCGACTGCGGCCCCCAGCTGCACGCCTCCATGGCCCGCATCAAGGACGAGGGCCGCGGCGTGGTCGTCTACCTGCGCGGCCACGAGGGGCGCGGCATCGGACTGGTGTCCAAGCTGCGCGCGTACGAGCTCCAGGAGCGCGGCCGCGACACCCTCGACGCCAACCTGGAACTCGGCCTGCCCGCCGACGCCCGCGACTACGGCGCCGGCGCGCAGATCCTCGCCGACCTCGGGGTCAAGAGCGTCCGGCTGCTGACCAACAACCCCGACAAGTCCGGCGCCCTCGTACGGCACGGCATCGCGGTCAACGACCGGGTGGCCATGCCCACGGAGGCCGGCGAGCACAATCTGCGGTACCTGCGCACCAAGCGGGACCGGATGGGCCACGACCTGCCCTGGCTGGACCAGCCCGCCACCGCCTCCACCTGCGGCAACCAGTAGGCAGCGGCGCACCACGCGCACGAAGCACCACCAGCACGCACACCACGAACCGAACCAACCGAACCAACCGAACCAAGCACCGAGGAGCACAGCTGTGAGCGGCAAGGGCGCACCCGAACTGAGTGTCAGGAACTGCGGAGACCTCCGTGTCGCCGTCATCGCGGCGCAGTGGCACGAGAAGGTCATGGACGGGCTCGTCGACGGCGCCCTGCGCGCCCTGCACGAACTGGGCATCGACGAGCCCACCCTGCTCCGCGTCCCGGGCAGCTTCGAGCTCCCGGTCGTGGCGAAGGTACTGGCCGGTCGCGGTTACGATGCCATCGTCGCCCTCGGAGTCGTCATCCGCGGCGGCACCCCGCACTTCGAATACGTCTGCCAGGGCGTCACCCAAGGCCTGGTGCAGGTGTCGATCGACACCGGAGTCCCCGTCGGCTTCGGCGTACTGACCTGCGACAACGACGAGCAGGCGCTGGACCGCGCCGGGCTTGAGGGGTCGAACGAGGACAAGGGACACGAAGCGGTCATCGCCGCCGTCTCCACCGCTGCGACCCTGCGGTCCGTCAGCGAACCCTGGCGCTGAGTGGCGGCGGGGGACCCCGTATTCTGAGGACCATCATGGCGAACACACCCTCCAAGAGCTTCGAAGAGCTCTTCACCGAGCTCCAGCTCAAGGCCGCGAACGGCGACCCCGGTACCTCCCGCACCGCCGAGCTCGTCGGCAAGGGCGTCCATGCGATCGGCAAGAAGATCGTCGAGGAGGCCGCCGAGGTCTGGATGGCCGCCGAGTACGAGGGCAAGGAAGCCGCCGCCGAGGAGATCTCCCAGCTGCTGTACCACGTCCAGGTGATGATGGTCGCGCGCGGGATCTCCCTCGACGACGTCTACGCGCACCTCTAGGCCGGAGCTCCGCACCCCGGGCCCCCGCCCCCCAGCCCACCCCTTTCGCACTCCACGCACTGAAGGAAGCCCCATGCTGCGCATCGCCGTCCCCAACAAGGGTTCACTCTCCGGAGCGGCGTCGGCGATGCTCCATGAGGCCGGCTACCGCCAGCGCAAGGAGTCCAAGGAACTCGTGGTCCTCGACCCCGAGAACGGTGTGGAGTTCTTCTACCTCCGCCCCAAGGACATCGCGATCTACGTGGCCTCCGGCAAGCTGGACATCGGCATCACCGGCCGTGACCTGCTGCTGGACTCCGGCGCCAGCGCGGAGGAGATCCTCCCGCTGAACTTCGGGCGCTCCACCTTCCGCTACGCCACCAAGCCCGGCACCGCGAAGGGCCCCGAGGACTTCACCGGGATGACGATCGCGACCTCGTACGAGGGAATCGTCGCCAAGCACCTCGCCGAGCAGGGCATCGACGCCTCCGTCGTACACCTCGACGGCGCGGTCGAGACCGCCATCCAGCTCGGCGTCGCCCAGATCATCGCGGACGTCGTCGAGACCGGCACCAGCCTGCGCAACGCCGGCCTCGAAGTCATCGGCGAGCCGATCCTCACCTCCGAGGCCGTGGTCATCCGGGGCAACGGCGCCGACGCCGAGAACCCGCAGGCCCAGCAGTTCCTGCGGCGCCTGCAGGGCGTCCTGGTGGCCCGCAGCTACGTGATGATGGACTACGACTGCCGCGCCGAGCACCTGGAGCGGGCCGTCGCCCTCACCCCGGGCCTGGAGTCGCCGACCATCTCCCCGCTGCACAACGAGGGCTGGGTCGCCGTTCGCGCGATGGTGCCGGCCAAGGAAGCGCAGCGGATCATGGACGACCTGTACGAGCTCGGCGCGCGCGCGATCCTCACCACCTCGATCCACGCCTGCCGTCTCTGACCCGCCACACCCCGCAGAAGGCACCGAAAGCACCATGAGCGAGTCCGCCGCCCGGCCCGTACCGCCCGCCCTGCCGGTCACCTTCCGGCCGAACCGGACCCGGGCCGTCCTGCTGGGCGTCGGGTCCGCCATGTTCGTGACCATCGGATCCATCGCGTTCCTCCTGGAGAACCTGAGCCCGGGGGAGCGCGTCAGCTTCCTGGTCACCGCCGCGCTGATGACCTCCGTCCTCGTCCTGCTCAGCCGCCCCAAGGTGGTCGCCGACGAGGCGGGCGTCACCGTCGTGAACCTGACCAGCACCCGCCGCCTGGAGTGGGCGCAGATCCTGCGCGTCAACCTCCGCCCGGGCGACCCGTGGGTGTTCCTG
Protein-coding sequences here:
- a CDS encoding phosphoribosyl-ATP diphosphatase; the encoded protein is MANTPSKSFEELFTELQLKAANGDPGTSRTAELVGKGVHAIGKKIVEEAAEVWMAAEYEGKEAAAEEISQLLYHVQVMMVARGISLDDVYAHL
- the hisG gene encoding ATP phosphoribosyltransferase — encoded protein: MLRIAVPNKGSLSGAASAMLHEAGYRQRKESKELVVLDPENGVEFFYLRPKDIAIYVASGKLDIGITGRDLLLDSGASAEEILPLNFGRSTFRYATKPGTAKGPEDFTGMTIATSYEGIVAKHLAEQGIDASVVHLDGAVETAIQLGVAQIIADVVETGTSLRNAGLEVIGEPILTSEAVVIRGNGADAENPQAQQFLRRLQGVLVARSYVMMDYDCRAEHLERAVALTPGLESPTISPLHNEGWVAVRAMVPAKEAQRIMDDLYELGARAILTTSIHACRL
- a CDS encoding PH domain-containing protein, producing the protein MSESAARPVPPALPVTFRPNRTRAVLLGVGSAMFVTIGSIAFLLENLSPGERVSFLVTAALMTSVLVLLSRPKVVADEAGVTVVNLTSTRRLEWAQILRVNLRPGDPWVFLDLSDGTSLPALGIQPGVAKQQAIGDARALRALAEARGTGPHHH